One window of the Labeo rohita strain BAU-BD-2019 chromosome 9, IGBB_LRoh.1.0, whole genome shotgun sequence genome contains the following:
- the LOC127171376 gene encoding probable G-protein coupled receptor 82, which yields MANISHGEYISYLCQTSATSVALPIIYTIMSITGLPGNAISLWVFIRKISDKTSTHIYMINLGISNLLLCLTMPFQATYYSLGTKWHQQDTMCQLAINGLTPVIHINICIGVMILSWVALSRFASLIQHSHADRPSRWLKILPGAFLCRKRHAKLAYGLCLVTWAVVAIAVLSFVVLYSIREATSAKDRNEACYSITVEAGGEGSNVFALAAVSMFFVFFLLVLCAYMAVIRHIWRSRRNAAISNSQRVYARVFRNIVVIMVVLVVCLLPHHIYKAVFVHIVSKSWSTSPPKDACHPLSMYVEVKSILLCLATLRCCTDPIMYFLLDKTFRNHTLSLMRLSTSANDSQSSKSNVGQLSQATSACL from the coding sequence ATGGCAAACATTTCACACGGTGAATATATTTCTTACCTGTGCCAAACGTCTGCTACAAGTGTAGCTCTGCCCATTATCTACACCATTATGTCTATCACTGGTCTGCCAGGAAATGCTATTTCTCTTTGGGTGTTTATACGCAAAATTTCTGACAAAACATCTACTCACATCTACATGATAAATCTAGGGATCTCAAACTTGTTGCTCTGCCTCACCATGCCATTCCAGGCCACATACTACTCACTCGGGACCAAATGGCACCAGCAGGACACCATGTGCCAATTGGCGATAAATGGCCTAACTCCAGTGATCCACATCAACATCTGCATTGGTGTGATGATACTGAGCTGGGTGGCGCTCAGTCGCTTCGCCTCACTGATTCAACACTCCCATGCTGACCGTCCAAGCCGGTGGCTCAAAATTCTACCAGGTGCCTTCCTCTGTCGAAAACGACATGCGAAATTAGCCTACGGGTTGTGCCTGGTCACCTGGGCTGTTGTCGCCATAGCAGTCTTATCCTTCGTGGTGCTGTACTCGATCAGAGAGGCTACGAGTGCGAAGGACAGGAATGAAGCGTGTTACAGCATAACAGTGGAGGCTGGTGGGGAAGGATCTAATGTCTTCGCATTAGCGGCCGTTTCAATGTTCTTCGTCTTTTTCCTGTTGGTCTTATGTGCTTACATGGCAGTGATCAGGCACATCTGGAGGTCCAGAAGAAATGCAGCCATCTCAAACAGCCAGAGAGTCTATGCAAGAGTGTTTCGGAATATTGTTGTCATTATGGTGGTGCTGGTGGTGTGTCTCCTGCCGCACCACATCTATAAAGCCGTCTTCGTTCATATTGTCAGTAAGTCTTGGTCAACATCCCCACCAAAAGATGCTTGCCACCCTCTATCTATGTACGTGGAGGTGAAGAGCATCCTGCTCTGTTTAGCAACTCTGCGTTGCTGCACAGACCCCATCATGTACTTTCTACTAGACAAGACATTTCGTAACCATACGCTTAGCCTGATGAGATTAAGCACTAGCGCAAATGACAGTCAGTCATCAAAGTCTAACGTGGGACAGTTATCTCAGGCAACAAGTGCATGTCTTTAG